One window from the genome of Rhinolophus ferrumequinum isolate MPI-CBG mRhiFer1 chromosome 22, mRhiFer1_v1.p, whole genome shotgun sequence encodes:
- the RGS16 gene encoding regulator of G-protein signaling 16 isoform X2: MCRTLSTFPTTCLERAKEFKTRLGIFLHKSDLGSDNGNIYKFEWSNKHCKQRNLSEDVLGWRESFDLLLSSKNGVAAFHAFLKTEFSEENLEFWLACEEFKKIRSATKLASRAHRIFEEFIRSEAPKEVNIDHETRELTRTNLQAATAKCFDLAQGKTRTLMEKDSYPRFLKSPAYQDLASQASATNASPSNCSLAEPLHT, translated from the exons ATGTGCCGGACCTTGTCCACCTTCCCCACCACCTGCCTGGAGAG AGCCAAAGAGTTCAAGACACGGCTGGGGATCTTTCTTCACAAATCAGACCTGGGCTCTGATAACGGGAATATTTACAAGTTTGAATGGAGCAATAAACACTGCAAACAGAG AAACCTTTCAGAAGATGTGCTGGGATGGAGAGAGTCGTTTGACCTGCTACTAAGCAGTAAAA atGGAGTGGCTGCCTTCCATGCCTTCCTGAAGACGGAGTTCAGCGAGGAGAACCTGGAGTTCTGGCTGGCCTGTGAGGAGTTCAAGAAGATCCGCTCGGCTACCAAGCTGGCCTCCCGGGCTCACAGGATCTTTGAGGAGTTCATCCGCAGCGAAGCCCCAAAAGAG GTTAACATAGACCATGAGACCAGGGAGCTGACCAGGACGAACCTGCAGGCTGCCACGGCCAAGTGCTTTGACTTGGCTCAAGGGAAGACACGTACACTGATGGAGAAGGACTCCTACCCACGCTTCCTGAAGTCGCCCGCTTACCAGGACCTGGCTAGTCAAGCCTCGGCCACCAATGCCTCTCCGTCCAACTGCAGCCTGGCAGAGCCTTTACACACCTGA
- the RGS16 gene encoding regulator of G-protein signaling 16 isoform X1 — MCRTLSTFPTTCLERAKEFKTRLGIFLHKSDLGSDNGNIYKFEWSNKHCKQSRNLSEDVLGWRESFDLLLSSKNGVAAFHAFLKTEFSEENLEFWLACEEFKKIRSATKLASRAHRIFEEFIRSEAPKEVNIDHETRELTRTNLQAATAKCFDLAQGKTRTLMEKDSYPRFLKSPAYQDLASQASATNASPSNCSLAEPLHT, encoded by the exons ATGTGCCGGACCTTGTCCACCTTCCCCACCACCTGCCTGGAGAG AGCCAAAGAGTTCAAGACACGGCTGGGGATCTTTCTTCACAAATCAGACCTGGGCTCTGATAACGGGAATATTTACAAGTTTGAATGGAGCAATAAACACTGCAAACAGAG CAGAAACCTTTCAGAAGATGTGCTGGGATGGAGAGAGTCGTTTGACCTGCTACTAAGCAGTAAAA atGGAGTGGCTGCCTTCCATGCCTTCCTGAAGACGGAGTTCAGCGAGGAGAACCTGGAGTTCTGGCTGGCCTGTGAGGAGTTCAAGAAGATCCGCTCGGCTACCAAGCTGGCCTCCCGGGCTCACAGGATCTTTGAGGAGTTCATCCGCAGCGAAGCCCCAAAAGAG GTTAACATAGACCATGAGACCAGGGAGCTGACCAGGACGAACCTGCAGGCTGCCACGGCCAAGTGCTTTGACTTGGCTCAAGGGAAGACACGTACACTGATGGAGAAGGACTCCTACCCACGCTTCCTGAAGTCGCCCGCTTACCAGGACCTGGCTAGTCAAGCCTCGGCCACCAATGCCTCTCCGTCCAACTGCAGCCTGGCAGAGCCTTTACACACCTGA